In Zea mays cultivar B73 chromosome 7, Zm-B73-REFERENCE-NAM-5.0, whole genome shotgun sequence, the following proteins share a genomic window:
- the LOC100194288 gene encoding uncharacterized protein isoform X1: protein MAPGLRLAYPWGRDVRRGTPVVVTMENPNYSVVEIDGPEAEALRAGVPPMDKGRGRGRSAKQFTWVLLLRAHRAAGCLASLAAVTWALPSAVAKRFRRAAAAEGVGRGRGWLLYRFIKVLLALSLLALTVELAAYWKGWHFQRPNLTMPEFHVPEVEDIQGWLHTAYLAWMSFRADYIRRPIEFLSKVCILLFVVQSLDRLVLCIACFWIKLKKIKPRLEGDPFREGSGYLHPMVLVQIPMCNEKEVYEQSISAVCQLDWPRDKFLIQVLDDSSDESIQMLIKAEVSKWNQQGVNIVYRHRVLRTGYKAGNLNSAMSCDYVKNFEFVAIFDADFQPSTDFLKKTIPHFDGNPELGLVQARWSFVNKDENLLTRLQNINLCFHFEVEQQVNGVFLNFFGFNGTAGVWRIQALEESGGWLERTTVEDMDIAVRAHLNGWKFIFLNDVKVLCEVPESYEAYRKQQHRWHSGPMHLFRLCFPDIITAKISSWKKANLILLFFLLRKLILPFYSFTLFCVILPLTMFVPEAELPVWVICYVPICMSFLNILPSPRSFPFIVPYLLFENTMSVTKFNAMVSGLFKLGSSYEWVVTKKSGRSSELDLLTSEEKNRKCTTLPQLQNQLPENSELVEINVRKEQREKVPNDAKRGNKIYKKELALSLLLLTAATRSLLSAQGIHFYFLLFQGMSFLAVGLDLIGEQIS, encoded by the exons ATGGCGCCGGGCCTGAGGCTGGCCTACCCGTGGGGGAGGGATGTCCGGCGGGGCACGCCGGTGGTGGTGACCATGGAGAACCCCAACTACTCGGTGGTGGAgattgacgggcccgaggcggagGCGCTCCGGGCCGGCGTGCCTCCCATGGACAaaggccgaggccggggccggAGCGCCAAGCAGTTCACTTGGGTGCTGCTCCTCCGCGCACACCGTGCCGCCGGGTGCCTCGCCTCGCTCGCCGCCGTCACCTGGGCGCTGCCGTCTGCCGTCGCGAAGCGTTTCCGgcgggccgccgccgccgagggCGTCGGCCGCGGCCGGGGCTGGCTGCTCTACAGGTTCATCAAGGTGCTCTTGGCGCTCTCCTTGCTCGCCCTCACCGTTGAGCTGGCGGCCTACTGGAAAGGGTGGCACTTTCAGAGGCCCAATTTGACTATGCCTGAATTTCATGTGCCGGAGGTGGAGGACATTCAGGGGTGGCTGCACACGGCGTACCTCGCCTGGATGTCATTCCGAGCTGACTACATCCGACGGCCGATCGAGTTCTTGTCCAAAGTTTGCATTCTGCTATTTGTTGTCCAATCGTTGGATCGGCTCGTCTTGTGCATCGCATGCTTCTGGATTAAGCTCAAGAAAATCAAGCCAAGGCTTGAAGGGGACCCATTCCGGGAGGGTTCAGGGTATCTGCACCCGATGGTACTTGTTCAGATTCCTATGTGCAATGAAAAGGAG GTCTATGAGCAGTCGATTTCAGCCGTCTGCCAGCTAGATTGGCCTAGGGATAAGTTTCTAATCCAGGTGCTTGATGATTCGAGCGACGAGAGCATTCAGATGTTGATCAAAGCAGAAGTTTCTAAGTGGAACCAGCAGGGTGTGAACATTGTCTATCGGCATCGGGTGTTGAGGACTGGGTATAAAGCTGGGAACCTGAACTCTGCAATGAGCTGTGACTATGTCAAGAATTTTGAATTTGTTGCCATTTTTGACGCGGACTTCCAACCAAGCACTGATTTTCTCAAGAAAACAATCCCACATTTTGAT GGGAACCCTGAGCTTGGATTAGTTCAAGCCCGTTGGAGCTTTGTGAATAAGGATGAGAACCTCTTGACCCGCCTTCAAAATATCAACCTTTGCTTCCACTTTGAAGTGGAGCAGCAGGTCAATGGTGTCTTCCTGAACTTCTTTGGGTTCAATGGAACTGCTGGAGTCTGGAGGATCCAAGCTTTAGAAGAATCAGGAGGCTGGCTTGAGCGAACAACCGTGGAGGATATGGATATTGCTGTTCGGGCTCACCTGAATGGATGGAAGTTCATCTTCCTGAATGATGTGAAG GTCTTGTGTGAAGTTCCAGAATCTTATGAAGCATATCGGAAACAGCAACACCGGTGGCATTCTGGCCCAATGCACCTTTTCCGGCTGTGCTTTCCGGACATAATTACTGCCAAG ATCTCCTCATGGAAGAAAGCAAATTTAATACTATTGTTCTTTCTTTTGAGGAAGTTGATACTTCCTTTCTATTCTTTCACATTATTTTGTGTCATTCTTCCATTAACCATGTTTGTTCCCGAGGCCGAGTTGCCTGTGTGGGTCATCTGTTATGTGCCGATTTGCATGTCCTTCTTGAATATTCTGCCATCCCCAAGATCATTTCCCTTCATTGTACCATACCTCCTCTTCGAGAACACCATGTCTGTTACCAAATTCAACGCAATGGTGTCCGGGCTGTTCAAACTCGGGAGCTCCTACGAATGGGTTGTCACCAAGAAGTCTGGCCGATCATCTGAATTGGATCTCTTGACATCGGAAGAAAAGAATAGGAAGTGCACCACACTTCCTCAGCTCCAGAATCAATTGCCTGAAAACAGTGAGCTGGTCGAGATCAATGTGCGAAAGGAACAGCGAGAGAAGGTGCCAAATGACGCCAAAAGGGGTAACAAGATCTACAAGAAAGAGCTTGCTCTTTCTCTGCTCCTGCTCACCGCTGCGACTCGGAGCCTCTTGTCTGCTCAGGGGATTCATTTCTACTTCCTTCTGTTCCAGGGGATGTCATTCCTTGCCGTTGGCCTCGATCTAATTGGTGAACAGATAAGTTGA
- the LOC100194288 gene encoding uncharacterized protein LOC100194288 — MAPGLRLAYPWGRDVRRGTPVVVTMENPNYSVVEIDGPEAEALRAGVPPMDKGRGRGRSAKQFTWVLLLRAHRAAGCLASLAAVTWALPSAVAKRFRRAAAAEGVGRGRGWLLYRFIKVLLALSLLALTVELAAYWKGWHFQRPNLTMPEFHVPEVEDIQGWLHTAYLAWMSFRADYIRRPIEFLSKVCILLFVVQSLDRLVLCIACFWIKLKKIKPRLEGDPFREGSGYLHPMVLVQIPMCNEKEVYEQSISAVCQLDWPRDKFLIQVLDDSSDESIQMLIKAEVSKWNQQGVNIVYRHRVLRTGYKAGNLNSAMSCDYVKNFEFVAIFDADFQPSTDFLKKTIPHFDGNPELGLVQARWSFVNKDENLLTRLQNINLCFHFEVEQQVNGVFLNFFGFNGTAGVWRIQALEESGGWLERTTVEDMDIAVRAHLNGWKFIFLNDVKVLCEVPESYEAYRKQQHRWHSGPMHLFRLCFPDIITAKVCNPDSSKLELVPIKVPFLGVWINIFLLMKICYSDCRSPHGRKQI; from the exons ATGGCGCCGGGCCTGAGGCTGGCCTACCCGTGGGGGAGGGATGTCCGGCGGGGCACGCCGGTGGTGGTGACCATGGAGAACCCCAACTACTCGGTGGTGGAgattgacgggcccgaggcggagGCGCTCCGGGCCGGCGTGCCTCCCATGGACAaaggccgaggccggggccggAGCGCCAAGCAGTTCACTTGGGTGCTGCTCCTCCGCGCACACCGTGCCGCCGGGTGCCTCGCCTCGCTCGCCGCCGTCACCTGGGCGCTGCCGTCTGCCGTCGCGAAGCGTTTCCGgcgggccgccgccgccgagggCGTCGGCCGCGGCCGGGGCTGGCTGCTCTACAGGTTCATCAAGGTGCTCTTGGCGCTCTCCTTGCTCGCCCTCACCGTTGAGCTGGCGGCCTACTGGAAAGGGTGGCACTTTCAGAGGCCCAATTTGACTATGCCTGAATTTCATGTGCCGGAGGTGGAGGACATTCAGGGGTGGCTGCACACGGCGTACCTCGCCTGGATGTCATTCCGAGCTGACTACATCCGACGGCCGATCGAGTTCTTGTCCAAAGTTTGCATTCTGCTATTTGTTGTCCAATCGTTGGATCGGCTCGTCTTGTGCATCGCATGCTTCTGGATTAAGCTCAAGAAAATCAAGCCAAGGCTTGAAGGGGACCCATTCCGGGAGGGTTCAGGGTATCTGCACCCGATGGTACTTGTTCAGATTCCTATGTGCAATGAAAAGGAG GTCTATGAGCAGTCGATTTCAGCCGTCTGCCAGCTAGATTGGCCTAGGGATAAGTTTCTAATCCAGGTGCTTGATGATTCGAGCGACGAGAGCATTCAGATGTTGATCAAAGCAGAAGTTTCTAAGTGGAACCAGCAGGGTGTGAACATTGTCTATCGGCATCGGGTGTTGAGGACTGGGTATAAAGCTGGGAACCTGAACTCTGCAATGAGCTGTGACTATGTCAAGAATTTTGAATTTGTTGCCATTTTTGACGCGGACTTCCAACCAAGCACTGATTTTCTCAAGAAAACAATCCCACATTTTGAT GGGAACCCTGAGCTTGGATTAGTTCAAGCCCGTTGGAGCTTTGTGAATAAGGATGAGAACCTCTTGACCCGCCTTCAAAATATCAACCTTTGCTTCCACTTTGAAGTGGAGCAGCAGGTCAATGGTGTCTTCCTGAACTTCTTTGGGTTCAATGGAACTGCTGGAGTCTGGAGGATCCAAGCTTTAGAAGAATCAGGAGGCTGGCTTGAGCGAACAACCGTGGAGGATATGGATATTGCTGTTCGGGCTCACCTGAATGGATGGAAGTTCATCTTCCTGAATGATGTGAAG GTCTTGTGTGAAGTTCCAGAATCTTATGAAGCATATCGGAAACAGCAACACCGGTGGCATTCTGGCCCAATGCACCTTTTCCGGCTGTGCTTTCCGGACATAATTACTGCCAAGGTATGCAATCCGGATAGCTCGAAGTTGGAACTTGTGCCGATCAAAGTTCCTTTTCTCGGGGTATGGATCAATATTTTTCTTTTGATGAAAATTTGCTACTCTGACTGCAGATCTCCTCATGGAAGAAAGCAAATTTAA